A genomic window from Agrobacterium tumefaciens includes:
- a CDS encoding LLM class flavin-dependent oxidoreductase, whose product MSSTSEFLWYIPNDVKPGHRGDAVSENHNSLDTLTSHATALENHGWKGALLGTGWGRPDTFTVAAALAARTTTFEPLIAIRPGYWKPANLASAAATLDQLSGGRVRINVVSGRDELAAYGDEEGDQAQRYARTKEFMRLVRRLWTEEDVTFEGDHFRVRNSTVSPRIKERAGRPHPKLYFGGASEAAEQVAATEADVQLFWGEPLAGVGERIERLKHFSETLGRDLPPLQFGLRITTLVRETTAEAWRDAEAKVAEMAANNGVRWNDHLQGVAVGQRRLLDLHRQSDVLDDNLYTAPGKFGGGGAATTWLVGSAEDVAASLRKYRALGITHFVLSDTPYLQEIERQGDKLLPLLQN is encoded by the coding sequence GTGAGCAGCACGAGCGAATTTCTCTGGTACATCCCCAATGATGTCAAACCCGGCCATCGCGGCGATGCCGTCAGCGAAAACCATAACAGCCTCGATACATTGACCAGCCACGCGACGGCGCTGGAGAATCATGGCTGGAAAGGCGCATTGCTTGGCACCGGCTGGGGCCGGCCAGATACGTTCACGGTGGCGGCAGCGCTTGCGGCGCGTACCACCACATTCGAGCCGCTGATCGCCATTCGCCCCGGATACTGGAAGCCGGCAAATCTCGCATCCGCCGCCGCCACGCTCGACCAGCTTTCGGGTGGCCGGGTGCGGATCAATGTCGTCTCGGGTCGGGACGAGCTTGCAGCCTATGGCGATGAAGAAGGCGATCAGGCGCAGCGTTATGCGCGCACCAAAGAGTTCATGCGGCTGGTGCGACGGCTCTGGACCGAGGAAGACGTGACATTCGAGGGTGACCACTTCAGGGTCAGGAACTCCACCGTGTCACCGCGCATCAAAGAGCGCGCCGGCCGGCCGCATCCGAAGCTGTATTTCGGCGGCGCTTCCGAGGCCGCCGAGCAGGTCGCGGCAACCGAGGCCGATGTGCAGCTCTTCTGGGGCGAACCACTTGCCGGCGTGGGCGAACGGATCGAGCGGCTCAAACATTTCAGCGAGACGCTCGGCCGCGACCTGCCGCCGCTGCAGTTCGGCCTGCGGATCACCACGCTGGTGCGCGAAACGACAGCCGAGGCGTGGCGCGATGCGGAGGCGAAGGTTGCCGAAATGGCAGCAAACAACGGCGTACGCTGGAATGACCATCTTCAGGGCGTGGCCGTCGGCCAGCGCCGGTTGCTGGACTTGCACAGGCAGAGCGATGTGCTGGACGACAATCTTTACACCGCGCCCGGCAAATTCGGTGGCGGCGGTGCCGCAACGACATGGCTGGTGGGTTCAGCGGAAGATGTTGCCGCATCGCTACGCAAATACCGTGCGCTTGGCATTACCCATTTCGTGCTTTCCGACACACCCTATCTTCAGGAGATTGAACGGCAGGGCGACAAGCTTTTGCCGCTGCTCCAGAACTGA
- a CDS encoding acyl-CoA dehydrogenase family protein, producing MSGALSAIPRPEQASNPVAIAAALAEDFSLTAAEHDKSGEFAAANFEALFKSGLLGLVSAEKDGGWGEGMETAHAVIAAIAKGDPSTALILAMHYSVHAAIRRGKWPAALAAKVLAANNSEPALLNNAQAEPGIGSPAHGGLPETTARIEGDVWVVNGRKSFVTGLPGLKWAIVLALTTEEKPRLIQLLVPLDAPGITQEKAWEATGMYATASDDLVLEEVRVPLADLVAEQPADEPLRRDEADGYNFFVLLASVYHGVALSARDALLRHLTGHVPASLGAPLSSIPRIQEGLGQIEVLLAANRRLLLSVARDIDAGERVGTDALAVRHVVIDNAVAVTDLALELGGNRGLRRDYNLERHHRDAITARAHAPQSHMIRTILGRQSIKAAGG from the coding sequence ATGAGTGGCGCATTATCGGCCATTCCCCGCCCGGAGCAGGCCTCAAACCCCGTCGCCATCGCAGCCGCCCTTGCCGAAGATTTCAGCCTGACCGCGGCGGAGCATGACAAAAGCGGCGAATTCGCCGCCGCCAATTTCGAGGCGCTTTTCAAGTCGGGACTGCTCGGACTGGTGTCGGCTGAAAAGGATGGCGGCTGGGGAGAGGGTATGGAAACGGCCCACGCGGTCATTGCGGCCATCGCCAAGGGCGACCCATCGACCGCCCTCATCCTTGCCATGCATTACAGCGTCCATGCAGCGATCCGGCGCGGCAAGTGGCCAGCAGCTCTCGCGGCAAAGGTGCTGGCCGCCAATAATAGCGAGCCGGCGCTTCTGAACAATGCACAGGCGGAGCCGGGGATCGGTTCGCCGGCCCATGGCGGCCTGCCGGAAACGACGGCGCGGATAGAGGGTGATGTCTGGGTGGTCAATGGCCGCAAGAGCTTCGTCACTGGCCTGCCGGGGTTGAAATGGGCGATCGTGCTTGCTCTGACGACAGAAGAGAAGCCGCGCCTCATCCAGCTTCTGGTCCCGCTCGATGCACCTGGTATCACGCAGGAAAAGGCGTGGGAAGCGACCGGCATGTATGCGACCGCAAGCGACGATCTGGTGCTTGAGGAGGTAAGGGTGCCGCTGGCCGATCTCGTTGCCGAACAGCCGGCGGACGAGCCGCTGCGACGCGACGAGGCCGACGGTTATAATTTCTTCGTGCTTTTGGCCTCCGTCTATCACGGTGTTGCGCTTTCGGCGCGTGACGCCCTGTTGCGGCACCTCACGGGCCATGTCCCGGCCAGTCTCGGTGCGCCGCTATCCTCCATTCCGCGCATTCAGGAAGGCCTCGGCCAGATCGAGGTTCTGCTTGCGGCGAACCGGCGTCTGCTTCTCTCCGTCGCCCGCGATATCGATGCGGGAGAAAGGGTGGGAACGGATGCGCTCGCTGTCCGTCATGTGGTGATCGACAATGCGGTGGCGGTGACCGATCTGGCGCTGGAGCTTGGCGGTAATCGCGGCCTTCGCCGGGATTACAACCTTGAGCGCCATCATCGCGACGCCATAACGGCGAGGGCGCATGCGCCGCAGAGCCATATGATCCGAACCATCCTCGGCCGTCAGAGCATCAAGGCGGCCGGCGGCTGA
- a CDS encoding ABC transporter substrate-binding protein has product MSTSLSEIWYTRCPVPTPVGLAAQLGYLEQTFEEVGIALKSIIDSPDRSVRQSHFNHTLEWSFRHGGNVPPIRARSEGRNTRLIGVTWTDEFQAIITLPETGIRSLSDLVGRRFGVPRRPEGIVDFMRATALKGIVSALSLEGLKIEDVELKDIVIKDSVLASQEGPSLFGLKRRQSFGEEIIALLRGDVDAVFVKGTAGIAAANLIGAVQVAEFGFHPDPKIRINSGSPRVLTVDGRLADERPDLVERLVGSIARASLWAEQHPEETRRFIAREAGATEEQVLAANGPDVHRHLGLGLDAELVAAVGHYKDFLHQWGFLENDFDLDAWIDDRFVTANERAVA; this is encoded by the coding sequence ATGAGCACGTCACTTTCTGAAATCTGGTACACACGCTGCCCGGTGCCCACGCCGGTGGGGCTGGCGGCACAGCTCGGTTATCTCGAGCAGACCTTTGAGGAGGTCGGCATAGCGTTGAAATCCATCATCGATTCGCCTGACCGTTCCGTCCGACAGAGCCATTTCAACCACACGCTGGAATGGTCCTTCCGCCATGGCGGCAATGTGCCTCCCATTCGAGCCCGTTCGGAGGGGCGCAATACGCGCCTTATCGGGGTGACCTGGACGGATGAGTTTCAGGCAATCATCACCCTGCCGGAGACCGGTATCCGCTCGCTTTCCGATCTCGTCGGCCGCCGTTTCGGCGTGCCGCGCCGGCCGGAAGGCATTGTCGATTTCATGCGCGCGACGGCGCTGAAAGGCATCGTTTCGGCGCTTTCGCTGGAAGGGCTGAAGATAGAGGATGTCGAACTCAAGGACATCGTCATCAAGGATTCGGTGCTGGCCTCGCAGGAAGGGCCGTCGCTGTTCGGCCTGAAGCGCCGGCAATCCTTCGGCGAGGAAATCATCGCACTGTTGCGGGGTGACGTCGATGCGGTTTTCGTGAAGGGAACGGCTGGTATCGCCGCCGCGAACCTGATCGGAGCGGTGCAGGTGGCCGAGTTCGGTTTTCACCCCGACCCGAAAATCCGCATCAATTCCGGTTCTCCGCGCGTGCTGACGGTTGACGGACGGCTTGCCGATGAGCGCCCCGACCTGGTGGAGCGGCTGGTTGGTTCAATCGCCAGGGCCTCGCTCTGGGCCGAACAGCACCCGGAAGAAACCCGCCGTTTCATCGCGCGCGAGGCGGGTGCGACTGAAGAGCAGGTTCTGGCCGCCAACGGGCCGGATGTTCACCGCCATCTTGGCCTCGGCCTCGATGCGGAGCTCGTCGCCGCTGTCGGCCATTACAAGGATTTCCTGCATCAATGGGGCTTCCTTGAAAATGACTTCGATCTCGATGCGTGGATCGATGACCGTTTTGTCACGGCAAATGAAAGGGCGGTTGCATGA
- a CDS encoding ABC transporter substrate-binding protein produces MTIFNQTTRRGFLLASVALGVVSLPGLKLNAAEPASGGTATLLISSEPPVLTTIAHTAYNSVYISPKVTEGLLTYDFDLNPKPLLAKSWEVSADGLHYTFNLRPGVKWHDGKPFTSADVAFSINTIKEVHPRGRNTFLNLTAVETPDELTAVLVLSKPAPYLITALAAAETPIVPKHLYEGTKVTENPVNLAPIGTGPFKFKEWVRGSHIVFERNADYWDAPRPYLDKLIVRFIPDASARAIAIETGEIDLAPSTPVAYSDLDRLKELPSLGFETNGYQYSNSVSRVEFNLEKDVFKDVRVRRAFAHVIDRNVIFNTVNYGYGATITGPINPKLTKWFVDDLKTYPIDLKAAEALLDEAGYKRGADGIRFKLNLDYVPSTEAYPRGADYIRQALAKVGVDVTVRTQDFATYTKRIYTDRDFDFAYEGMSNLFDPTVGVQRLYWSKNFKKGVPFSNGAAYSNPKVDALLEAAAIEIDPDKRVAQWKEIQQILVDDVPAIDIVAAPEITIFNKRIADHTVGAEGVAGSLAFAHIAAS; encoded by the coding sequence ATGACTATTTTCAACCAGACGACGCGGCGTGGATTTCTGCTGGCGTCCGTGGCGCTTGGCGTGGTGTCGCTGCCGGGGCTGAAGCTCAACGCGGCGGAGCCGGCAAGCGGTGGCACGGCTACCCTGCTCATCTCATCGGAGCCGCCGGTGCTGACGACGATCGCACACACAGCCTATAATTCCGTCTATATATCGCCCAAGGTCACCGAAGGGCTGTTGACCTATGATTTTGATCTCAATCCCAAGCCGCTGCTGGCCAAATCATGGGAAGTGAGCGCGGATGGTCTGCATTACACCTTCAATCTGAGGCCCGGCGTGAAGTGGCATGACGGCAAGCCCTTCACATCCGCTGACGTGGCGTTCTCCATCAATACCATCAAGGAAGTGCATCCGCGCGGCCGCAATACATTCCTGAACCTCACTGCTGTCGAGACGCCGGACGAGCTGACGGCGGTTCTGGTTCTTTCCAAACCCGCGCCGTACCTGATAACGGCGCTCGCCGCCGCCGAAACACCCATCGTGCCGAAACATCTCTATGAAGGCACGAAAGTCACCGAAAACCCGGTCAATCTCGCCCCCATCGGCACCGGCCCGTTCAAGTTCAAGGAGTGGGTGCGCGGCAGCCATATCGTTTTCGAGCGTAATGCCGATTATTGGGATGCGCCGCGTCCCTATCTCGACAAGCTCATCGTCCGCTTCATTCCGGACGCTTCCGCCCGGGCGATTGCCATCGAAACCGGTGAGATCGATCTCGCGCCCAGCACGCCGGTCGCCTATAGCGATCTCGACCGCCTGAAAGAGCTTCCCAGCCTCGGTTTTGAGACAAACGGCTATCAATATTCGAATTCCGTCAGCCGCGTGGAGTTCAATCTCGAAAAGGATGTGTTCAAGGATGTGCGCGTCCGTCGCGCCTTCGCGCATGTGATCGACCGCAACGTCATCTTCAACACCGTTAATTACGGTTACGGCGCAACCATCACCGGGCCGATCAATCCGAAGCTGACGAAATGGTTCGTGGATGATCTGAAGACCTACCCGATCGATCTGAAGGCCGCCGAAGCGCTTCTCGATGAGGCCGGATACAAGCGCGGTGCGGATGGCATCCGTTTCAAGCTCAATCTGGACTATGTGCCGAGCACCGAGGCCTATCCGCGTGGTGCGGACTATATTCGTCAGGCGCTGGCCAAGGTCGGCGTGGATGTGACGGTGCGGACGCAGGATTTCGCCACCTATACCAAACGCATCTACACGGATCGCGATTTCGATTTTGCCTATGAGGGCATGAGCAATCTCTTCGATCCGACCGTCGGCGTGCAGCGGCTTTACTGGTCGAAGAACTTCAAGAAGGGCGTGCCCTTCTCCAATGGTGCGGCCTACAGCAATCCGAAGGTGGATGCGCTTCTCGAAGCCGCCGCCATCGAGATCGATCCGGACAAGCGCGTCGCGCAATGGAAGGAAATCCAGCAGATTCTCGTCGATGATGTGCCGGCAATTGATATCGTCGCAGCACCAGAAATTACCATCTTCAACAAGCGTATCGCCGATCACACCGTCGGCGCCGAAGGTGTGGCGGGAAGCCTCGCCTTCGCGCATATCGCCGCATCCTGA
- a CDS encoding ABC transporter permease gives MSNSKRILSQARRVAIQAIPTVLGIVILNFFLLQLAPGDAADVLAAEAGSATVETMAEIRNRFGLDLPVVHQLMNYLGNLAQFSLGFSPRYGMPVADLIGQRLPGTLALMGAALGIAIFVGVFLGSIMALFSGKLPDRIISIGSLIFYSVPGFWIGLMLILTFSVKLGWLPSGGDSTIGSSLTGLDALLDRLRYIVLPALSLALYFLAIYARLTRAAMLEVKSQDYVRTARAKGVSPLRLTTRHILRNALIPITTMAGMHIGGLLGGAVVVETVFSWPGLGRLAFEAVMARDFSVLLGILLLSSLVVIIVNAAVDLLQAWLDPRIGESR, from the coding sequence ATGTCGAATTCGAAACGGATTTTATCGCAGGCAAGGCGGGTTGCCATTCAGGCCATTCCGACGGTTCTCGGTATCGTCATCCTGAACTTCTTCCTGCTGCAACTGGCGCCCGGCGATGCGGCTGATGTGCTGGCCGCGGAAGCGGGTTCAGCGACCGTCGAGACCATGGCCGAAATCCGCAACCGCTTCGGGCTGGATCTGCCTGTCGTGCATCAGCTGATGAACTATCTCGGCAATCTCGCGCAGTTCAGCCTCGGCTTTTCGCCGCGTTACGGCATGCCGGTGGCAGACCTCATCGGCCAGCGTCTGCCCGGCACACTCGCCCTGATGGGCGCAGCGCTCGGCATTGCGATTTTCGTCGGTGTGTTTCTCGGCTCGATCATGGCGCTTTTCTCCGGCAAGCTGCCGGACCGGATCATTTCCATCGGCTCGCTGATCTTTTATTCCGTGCCGGGTTTCTGGATCGGACTGATGTTGATCCTGACCTTCTCAGTGAAGCTCGGCTGGCTTCCCTCGGGCGGCGACAGCACCATCGGCAGCAGCCTCACCGGTCTCGACGCCCTGCTGGACAGGCTGCGTTATATCGTTCTCCCCGCCCTTTCGCTGGCGCTTTATTTTCTGGCCATCTATGCCCGCCTTACCCGTGCGGCGATGCTGGAAGTGAAATCTCAGGACTATGTGCGCACGGCGCGCGCCAAGGGCGTTTCTCCGCTCCGGCTCACCACGCGCCATATCCTGCGCAATGCGCTCATCCCCATCACCACCATGGCCGGCATGCATATCGGCGGCCTGCTCGGCGGCGCTGTCGTGGTCGAAACGGTCTTCAGTTGGCCGGGCCTTGGCCGTCTTGCTTTCGAAGCCGTCATGGCGCGTGATTTCAGCGTGTTGCTCGGCATTCTGCTTCTCTCCTCCCTCGTCGTCATCATCGTCAATGCAGCCGTGGACCTATTGCAGGCCTGGCTTGACCCCCGCATCGGAGAAAGCCGATGA
- a CDS encoding ABC transporter permease, with translation MNSSQTTAVLDTAELGVEDNNPKPKKPEEKAWPYIHAPDALSARSVSVPRRGLRRELKIFLTNPNAIVGLLFLATVIVTALIAPLIYPGDPLEMVARPFLWPGQNAAYPLGTDSMGRDVLAGIVHGARISLTVGVVATLIGLTIGIAVGAFAGYFGGVIDDILVKLIEIFQTLPNFVLLVVLVAIAQPSVTTVTSAIGIITWPLVARLTRAEFRAIREKDYVLAARSLGYGHARIVFQEILPNALPPIIVTSSVMVAGAILMEAALSFMGLGDPNRVSWGSMIGSGRDVIRTAWYLTALPGLAIVFTVISLNLISDGLNDALNPRFSEERR, from the coding sequence ATGAATTCCTCCCAGACCACCGCTGTCCTCGACACGGCCGAACTCGGCGTCGAAGACAACAATCCCAAACCGAAGAAACCGGAAGAAAAAGCCTGGCCCTATATCCATGCGCCGGATGCGCTTTCAGCCCGCTCCGTCTCCGTGCCCCGGCGCGGCCTGCGGCGGGAACTGAAAATCTTCCTCACCAATCCCAACGCCATCGTCGGGTTGCTGTTTCTCGCAACCGTCATCGTCACCGCGCTGATTGCCCCCTTGATCTATCCCGGGGATCCCCTGGAAATGGTGGCCCGCCCGTTCCTCTGGCCCGGCCAGAATGCCGCCTATCCGCTCGGCACCGATTCCATGGGCCGGGACGTTCTGGCCGGCATCGTGCATGGCGCGCGCATCTCGCTCACCGTCGGGGTCGTGGCGACGCTGATCGGCCTGACGATCGGCATCGCTGTTGGCGCCTTCGCCGGTTATTTCGGCGGCGTCATTGACGATATTCTCGTCAAGCTGATCGAAATCTTCCAGACCCTGCCGAATTTCGTGCTGCTGGTGGTGCTCGTCGCCATCGCCCAGCCGTCGGTCACCACAGTCACATCGGCCATCGGCATCATCACCTGGCCGCTGGTGGCGCGCCTCACCCGTGCGGAATTCCGCGCCATCCGCGAGAAAGACTATGTGCTCGCCGCCCGCAGCCTCGGTTACGGCCATGCGCGCATCGTCTTTCAGGAAATCCTGCCCAATGCGCTGCCGCCGATCATCGTCACCTCCTCCGTCATGGTGGCGGGCGCGATCCTCATGGAGGCGGCACTCTCCTTCATGGGGCTTGGCGATCCCAACCGTGTCTCCTGGGGATCGATGATCGGTTCCGGCCGTGATGTCATCCGTACCGCCTGGTATCTGACCGCCCTTCCCGGCCTTGCCATCGTCTTCACCGTCATTTCGCTGAACCTCATTAGCGATGGCCTCAACGATGCGCTCAACCCCCGTTTTTCGGAGGAACGCCGATGA
- a CDS encoding ABC transporter ATP-binding protein: MSKLIEVQDLSVSFGSTQPVKGVSFDVSPGEMLAIVGESGSGKSLTALGLIGLLPSHAKTGGRVLLEGRDLLPLSERQWRGIRGRDIGMIFQEPMTSLNPVLTVGEQIIEVLRIHEKIDRHQARKRAIELLELVNIPDARRRVDDYPHQLSGGMRQRVMIAIGVACNPKLLIADEATTALDVTIQAQILQLLDNLRRDLNMAVILITHDLGIVAQWADRVMVMYAGRKVEEGLPEPVFSNPYHPYTRGLLAASPRAEDGQHYRDGPLIEIPGSIVSATGEHGCAFRPRCPSARGFCGQFVPPLRQISQGRYAACPFVAPTSHEVPDGALVSA; this comes from the coding sequence ATGAGCAAACTGATCGAAGTCCAGGATCTCTCCGTCAGCTTCGGCTCAACCCAGCCGGTCAAAGGCGTCAGTTTCGATGTCAGCCCCGGCGAAATGCTGGCCATCGTCGGCGAAAGCGGCTCCGGCAAATCCCTGACGGCGCTTGGCCTGATCGGCCTCCTGCCCTCCCACGCCAAGACCGGCGGGCGGGTTCTGCTCGAGGGTCGCGACCTGCTGCCGCTTTCCGAGCGTCAGTGGCGCGGCATTCGCGGCCGCGATATCGGCATGATCTTTCAGGAGCCGATGACCTCGCTCAACCCCGTGCTGACGGTCGGCGAACAGATCATCGAGGTGCTGCGCATCCACGAGAAGATCGACCGGCATCAGGCCCGCAAACGCGCCATCGAGCTTCTGGAACTGGTCAATATTCCAGACGCCCGCCGCCGGGTAGACGATTATCCGCACCAGCTTTCCGGCGGCATGCGCCAGCGCGTGATGATCGCCATCGGCGTCGCCTGCAACCCGAAACTCTTGATCGCCGACGAAGCGACGACCGCGCTTGACGTGACGATACAGGCGCAGATCCTGCAGCTGCTCGATAATCTACGCCGCGATCTCAACATGGCCGTCATCCTCATCACCCACGATCTTGGTATCGTGGCGCAATGGGCGGACCGGGTGATGGTCATGTATGCCGGCCGCAAGGTGGAAGAGGGATTGCCGGAGCCGGTTTTCTCCAACCCCTATCATCCCTATACGCGCGGCCTGCTCGCCGCCTCACCGCGCGCGGAAGACGGCCAGCACTATCGCGACGGGCCGCTCATCGAAATTCCGGGCTCCATCGTTTCCGCCACGGGGGAACACGGCTGCGCCTTCCGGCCGCGCTGTCCGAGCGCCCGCGGTTTCTGCGGGCAGTTCGTACCGCCGCTCCGGCAAATCTCGCAAGGCCGTTACGCCGCCTGCCCCTTCGTTGCTCCCACATCCCACGAGGTACCCGATGGCGCTCTTGTCAGTGCATAG
- a CDS encoding ATP-binding cassette domain-containing protein produces MALLSVHSLSTHYTGGRGTVRAVDDVSLDIEAGETVALVGESGCGKSSLGKSLMRLVEPSSGRITFKGADVTAMTSSELRGIRRRIQMIFQDPFASLNPRQTVRTILTGPLKVHGIGDRARQREIVEAIVAQVGLPADSLDRYPHEFSGGQRQRIGIARALVLEPELVVCDEPVSALDLSIQAQILNLLVEMKKRLSLSYLFVSHDLSVVRYFSDRVLVMYLGKIVESAPTSELWASPKHPYTRALLAAVPDPARRKQAAPISGDLPSPHNPPSGCRFHTRCPLATDLCREKAPDYTLFGKNHAVACHHAQ; encoded by the coding sequence ATGGCGCTCTTGTCAGTGCATAGTCTTTCCACCCATTATACGGGCGGACGCGGCACCGTGCGCGCCGTCGACGATGTCTCCCTCGATATCGAGGCGGGCGAGACCGTGGCGCTGGTGGGCGAATCCGGTTGCGGCAAATCCTCGCTCGGCAAATCGCTGATGCGGCTGGTCGAGCCATCTTCCGGCCGGATCACCTTCAAGGGCGCTGATGTGACGGCAATGACGTCATCCGAACTACGTGGCATCCGCCGCCGCATCCAGATGATCTTTCAGGACCCCTTCGCCTCGCTCAACCCGCGCCAGACGGTGCGCACCATTCTCACCGGACCACTGAAGGTGCATGGCATCGGCGACCGGGCGCGCCAGCGAGAGATCGTCGAGGCCATCGTGGCACAGGTGGGCCTGCCGGCGGATTCGCTCGACCGTTATCCGCATGAATTTTCCGGCGGCCAGCGCCAGCGCATCGGCATTGCCCGCGCGCTGGTTCTGGAACCGGAACTGGTGGTCTGCGACGAGCCGGTTTCGGCGCTCGATCTTTCGATACAGGCGCAAATCCTCAACCTTCTGGTGGAGATGAAGAAGCGGCTTTCGCTCTCCTATCTCTTCGTTTCCCACGACCTTTCCGTGGTGCGTTATTTCTCCGACCGCGTGCTGGTCATGTATCTCGGCAAGATCGTGGAAAGCGCGCCGACATCGGAACTCTGGGCGTCGCCAAAGCACCCCTATACGCGCGCGCTTCTCGCCGCCGTTCCCGATCCCGCTCGCCGCAAGCAGGCCGCGCCGATTTCCGGCGACCTGCCGAGCCCGCATAACCCGCCATCCGGCTGCCGGTTTCACACCCGCTGCCCACTCGCCACCGATCTCTGTCGCGAAAAAGCGCCGGATTACACCCTTTTCGGCAAGAACCACGCCGTGGCCTGCCACCATGCCCAATAA
- a CDS encoding aldo/keto reductase has translation MVDYRYLGRSALKVSPLSLGTMMFGGPTPDDVAFRIIDKAREQGINFIDTADVYHDGKSEEVVGRGIKSTRDHWVLATKFVNSHTKGPNLGGHSRKWVIETVENSLRRLNTDYIDILYFHRAVFDAPLEEPVRAIADLIRAGKLRYFGVSNFRGWRIAEISHLADQLGIDRPVASQPLYNIVNRTAEAEQLPAANHYGLGVVSYSPLARGVLTGKYQPGEQPGADTRVGRGDKRVLETEWRPESVEIAQKVAAHAASKGVSAADFALAWVLNNKFVTAAITGPRTEEHWDGYIRALDVKIDAEDEALVDSLVTTGHPSTPGFNDPSHPVEGRVPRNLEPAHRPALKPRAVA, from the coding sequence ATGGTCGACTATCGCTATCTCGGACGCAGCGCGCTGAAAGTTTCACCGCTGAGCCTCGGCACGATGATGTTCGGAGGCCCGACGCCGGATGACGTGGCCTTCCGCATCATCGACAAGGCGCGCGAGCAGGGCATCAACTTCATCGACACCGCCGATGTCTATCACGACGGCAAGTCGGAAGAAGTTGTCGGCCGCGGCATCAAGTCCACGCGCGATCACTGGGTTCTGGCGACGAAATTCGTCAATTCCCACACCAAGGGCCCAAACCTCGGCGGCCATTCGCGCAAATGGGTGATCGAGACCGTCGAGAATTCGCTGCGCCGTCTCAACACCGATTATATCGACATCCTCTATTTCCACCGCGCCGTCTTCGATGCGCCGCTGGAAGAGCCGGTGCGCGCTATCGCCGATCTCATCCGTGCGGGCAAGCTTCGTTATTTCGGCGTGTCGAACTTCCGTGGCTGGCGCATCGCCGAAATTTCGCATCTGGCCGACCAGCTCGGCATCGACCGACCGGTTGCCAGCCAGCCGCTCTACAATATCGTCAACCGCACCGCCGAAGCCGAGCAGCTGCCGGCGGCCAATCATTATGGCCTTGGTGTGGTGTCCTATTCGCCGCTCGCACGCGGTGTACTCACCGGTAAATACCAGCCGGGCGAACAGCCGGGCGCCGATACCCGTGTCGGCCGTGGCGACAAGCGTGTTCTGGAAACGGAATGGCGTCCGGAATCTGTCGAAATCGCCCAGAAAGTTGCAGCCCATGCCGCTTCGAAGGGCGTTTCGGCGGCGGATTTCGCACTCGCCTGGGTGCTGAACAACAAGTTCGTCACCGCCGCCATCACCGGCCCGCGCACCGAAGAGCACTGGGACGGATATATTCGCGCGCTCGATGTGAAGATCGATGCGGAAGATGAAGCGCTGGTCGATAGCCTCGTCACGACCGGCCACCCCTCCACACCCGGTTTCAACGATCCGAGCCATCCCGTCGAAGGCCGCGTGCCGCGCAATCTCGAGCCCGCACACCGCCCGGCGCTCAAGCCGCGGGCGGTCGCCTGA